A section of the Bacillus pumilus genome encodes:
- a CDS encoding YjcZ family sporulation protein, whose protein sequence is MGFGGGYAGGCGGYGGGFAGGFALLVVLFILLIIIGASWIC, encoded by the coding sequence ATGGGCTTTGGTGGAGGTTATGCTGGAGGCTGCGGTGGTTACGGTGGCGGTTTTGCGGGCGGATTCGCATTGCTTGTTGTGCTGTTCATTTTGTTGATCATCATCGGTGCAAGCTGGATTTGCTAA
- a CDS encoding class I SAM-dependent methyltransferase translates to MIQSWIGKQMREPKGLFSKWVARYMEKNHHNINEWTIQLLNIQENDRILEIGTGRGMTLSKVAEKLDRGKVYGVDASRHMIKYAKRKHKKLVEQDKAVVTLGKAEHLPFEDRSFNKLFTVQTIYYLKDIEQVMKEVYRVLQVDGEVYLSFQQQELMKEQKRSQSFSSYSEQEISRLFSAYHFREVSVYHYDTYICIKALK, encoded by the coding sequence TTGATTCAAAGCTGGATTGGAAAACAAATGAGGGAACCAAAAGGCTTGTTCTCAAAATGGGTTGCCCGCTATATGGAAAAAAATCATCATAATATCAATGAATGGACGATTCAACTCTTAAATATACAAGAAAATGACCGGATTTTAGAAATCGGTACTGGAAGAGGCATGACATTATCAAAAGTAGCAGAGAAACTTGATCGTGGTAAAGTATATGGAGTCGATGCCTCTCGTCATATGATCAAATATGCAAAAAGAAAACATAAAAAGCTTGTAGAACAGGATAAAGCCGTCGTGACTCTTGGTAAAGCTGAGCATTTACCTTTTGAAGACAGATCATTCAATAAATTATTTACGGTGCAGACCATTTATTACTTGAAGGATATTGAGCAAGTCATGAAGGAAGTGTACCGCGTTCTTCAAGTGGATGGAGAAGTATACTTATCTTTCCAACAGCAGGAACTGATGAAGGAACAAAAGCGGTCACAATCTTTTTCATCGTATAGTGAACAAGAGATTAGCCGCCTATTTTCAGCGTATCACTTTAGAGAAGTTTCGGTTTATCACTATGATACATACATCTGTATCAAAGCGTTAAAATGA
- the fdhA gene encoding formaldehyde dehydrogenase, glutathione-independent, with protein sequence MSGNKGVVYKGAGNVAVEDIGYPDLILRDGPGVPKANVGRKCEHGVILKVVTTNICGSDQHMVRGRTTAPAGLVLGHEITGEVVEVGRDVEFIQKGDLVSVPFNIACGRCVMCKEQKTHVCLNVNPDRPGSAYGYVDMGGWVGGQSEYVMVPYADFQLLKFPDKDQAMEKILDLTMLSDIFPTGFHGAYTAGVKPGSTVYIAGAGPVGLAAAHSAQLLGASTVIVGDLNEQRLEQARSFGCETINLRKHDRIGEQITNILGEPEVDCAVDCVGFEASGHGDQGEAPATVLNTIMDITKVGGKLGIPGLYVTEDPGAVDADAKVGSLKVRIGLGWAKAHTFVTGQTPVMQYHRSLMKSILSGRAQIAKAVNATVINLDQAPQGYSDFDSGVAKKFVIDPHGMISR encoded by the coding sequence ATGTCGGGAAACAAAGGTGTCGTTTATAAAGGAGCAGGAAATGTAGCAGTTGAGGATATTGGATACCCTGATTTGATTTTAAGAGATGGCCCGGGTGTACCGAAAGCCAATGTGGGGCGCAAATGTGAGCATGGCGTCATTTTAAAAGTAGTGACGACGAATATTTGCGGAAGTGACCAGCACATGGTGAGAGGTCGTACGACTGCGCCGGCAGGACTCGTCCTTGGTCATGAAATTACAGGTGAAGTCGTTGAGGTAGGACGAGATGTGGAGTTTATTCAAAAAGGAGACCTTGTGTCTGTTCCATTTAATATTGCTTGCGGACGATGCGTCATGTGTAAGGAACAAAAAACCCATGTGTGCTTAAATGTAAACCCGGACCGTCCAGGCTCTGCCTATGGATATGTCGATATGGGCGGATGGGTTGGCGGCCAATCCGAGTACGTCATGGTACCATATGCAGATTTCCAGTTGCTGAAATTCCCAGACAAAGATCAAGCGATGGAAAAAATACTTGATCTGACAATGCTTTCCGATATTTTCCCGACAGGTTTTCACGGTGCGTATACGGCTGGAGTAAAACCTGGTTCAACCGTATATATTGCCGGTGCAGGGCCAGTAGGTCTTGCCGCAGCGCATTCCGCTCAGCTCCTTGGCGCTTCTACAGTCATTGTAGGAGATTTGAATGAACAAAGGCTGGAGCAGGCCAGAAGCTTTGGCTGTGAGACGATCAATTTACGAAAACATGATCGAATCGGCGAACAAATCACCAACATCTTAGGAGAGCCAGAAGTAGACTGTGCCGTCGATTGTGTTGGCTTTGAAGCTTCAGGTCATGGAGATCAAGGAGAAGCACCTGCAACCGTTTTAAATACAATTATGGATATTACCAAAGTTGGCGGTAAACTCGGAATCCCAGGACTTTACGTCACAGAAGACCCTGGTGCAGTGGATGCTGATGCAAAAGTTGGATCACTGAAAGTGCGAATTGGACTCGGCTGGGCAAAAGCCCATACCTTTGTGACAGGTCAAACCCCTGTCATGCAATATCACCGCAGTCTAATGAAATCTATTTTAAGCGGACGAGCACAAATCGCCAAAGCAGTGAATGCAACCGTCATTAATCTTGATCAAGCCCCTCAAGGATACAGTGACTTTGATTCAGGTGTAGCGAAGAAATTTGTCATTGACCCGCATGGGATGATTTCTCGATAA
- a CDS encoding GNAT family N-acetyltransferase — translation MAKLNGQITLAPVPQDELATFKAELQEAFMKGLQDRFTDAEDPTQMGPIPSEEDFDHSLTAKESIVRQLVLNAERIGGVVLKMNNETQRNEVDFLYTKANAHGKGLGTKLWEAIEAAFPETKVWVLHTPYFEKRNIHFYVNKCGFKIVEFYHQGNPGPNVEGEEPKSDEEYEFFRFEKVMAKVSSES, via the coding sequence ATGGCAAAACTAAATGGACAAATTACGTTAGCACCTGTACCGCAGGACGAGCTAGCAACATTTAAGGCAGAATTACAAGAGGCATTTATGAAAGGGTTACAAGATCGTTTTACAGATGCGGAAGATCCGACACAAATGGGACCAATCCCGTCTGAGGAAGATTTCGATCATTCACTTACTGCCAAAGAATCGATCGTACGTCAACTTGTACTAAACGCCGAAAGAATTGGTGGGGTCGTATTGAAAATGAATAACGAAACCCAGCGAAACGAAGTGGACTTCCTGTATACAAAGGCAAATGCACATGGCAAAGGTCTTGGCACTAAATTGTGGGAAGCGATAGAAGCAGCGTTCCCAGAGACGAAGGTTTGGGTGCTGCACACACCATATTTTGAAAAGCGTAATATTCATTTTTACGTTAATAAATGTGGCTTTAAAATTGTCGAGTTTTATCACCAAGGCAACCCAGGGCCGAATGTTGAAGGCGAAGAGCCGAAATCGGATGAAGAGTACGAGTTTTTCCGTTTTGAAAAGGTCATGGCGAAAGTGAGCAGTGAATCATAA
- a CDS encoding ABC transporter ATP-binding protein encodes MKGKISQLWILMNRSQMANGQLVLLFFISIVEVAAGLAVPLLTMKLINQISDTGFALTSLLPVIGVLIVQAMLSAVTFYMMRRLGEGVVANLRTEIWEHMLHLRLTYYDAHESGETMSRITQDTNVVKEFVTEKLVSFVSGLFAILGAIVVLLWIDWKMTLLLLIAVPLTIFVTYPLGEKMYAISKANQDELAGFGGRLGRILTNIRLVKASQTEQQELAGGKKQIQQLYKYGLKEAKIVAILSPLMTLLMMIVIIAIFGYGGSQVASGAISSGELVAIMIYLVQIIMPFTQMATFFTDLQKTLGATERIVEALDEKREVQDGEPVTATSQPIRFEHVSFKYNEKYVLKDMTFTLKPNETTAFVSRSGGGKTTMFSLIERFYVVTSGAILYGKENIEQFNLIEWRELFGYVSQNAPLLNGTIRDNVMYGTNGASEQEVLAALKAAYAYDFVMQLEKHLDTEVGEGGIKLSGGQKQRIAIARAILRNPRILLLDEATSNLDNESEREVQLALQALTKNRMTIIIAHRLSTITSADQILVFEEGRLSGQGTHEALQKTHPYYQQLWHNGRLTED; translated from the coding sequence ATGAAAGGGAAAATCTCACAGCTTTGGATTTTGATGAATCGCAGTCAAATGGCGAATGGTCAACTAGTTCTTTTATTTTTTATCAGTATCGTAGAGGTGGCAGCTGGACTTGCTGTGCCACTACTCACAATGAAGCTTATTAATCAAATTTCAGATACTGGTTTTGCATTAACGTCACTCTTACCAGTCATTGGCGTTTTAATTGTACAGGCGATGCTTAGTGCCGTTACATTTTATATGATGCGTCGTTTAGGTGAAGGAGTTGTTGCGAATTTACGAACAGAAATATGGGAGCATATGCTACATTTACGATTAACTTATTACGATGCACATGAATCTGGCGAAACGATGAGTCGAATTACGCAGGATACAAACGTCGTAAAGGAGTTTGTAACAGAAAAGCTCGTGTCGTTTGTATCGGGACTTTTCGCGATACTCGGTGCAATCGTTGTTTTACTATGGATTGACTGGAAAATGACGCTACTGCTACTGATCGCCGTACCACTAACCATTTTTGTGACGTATCCGTTAGGAGAAAAAATGTACGCGATTTCGAAAGCCAATCAAGATGAGTTGGCAGGATTTGGCGGACGATTAGGGAGAATTTTAACAAACATTCGCCTTGTGAAAGCTTCGCAAACAGAGCAGCAAGAGCTAGCAGGCGGAAAAAAGCAAATTCAGCAGCTGTACAAGTACGGATTAAAAGAAGCAAAAATTGTTGCGATTCTTTCACCACTTATGACGTTGCTCATGATGATTGTAATCATTGCGATTTTTGGGTACGGCGGTTCACAGGTTGCTTCAGGTGCCATTAGTTCTGGCGAGCTTGTGGCAATCATGATTTATTTAGTACAAATTATTATGCCATTTACACAAATGGCGACATTCTTTACTGATTTACAAAAAACACTGGGCGCAACAGAGCGTATTGTCGAGGCCTTAGATGAGAAGCGTGAAGTACAAGACGGTGAACCGGTAACTGCTACGTCACAGCCGATTCGTTTTGAACATGTGTCGTTTAAGTACAACGAAAAATACGTGTTAAAAGATATGACGTTTACGTTAAAGCCAAATGAAACAACGGCCTTTGTCAGCCGGAGTGGTGGCGGGAAAACGACGATGTTTTCCCTTATTGAACGATTCTATGTCGTGACATCAGGTGCGATACTGTATGGCAAAGAAAACATTGAGCAATTTAACTTAATAGAGTGGCGTGAGCTGTTTGGCTATGTAAGTCAAAATGCACCGTTATTAAATGGAACGATTCGTGACAACGTCATGTACGGGACGAATGGAGCAAGTGAACAAGAGGTACTTGCCGCATTAAAAGCAGCCTATGCCTATGATTTTGTCATGCAGCTGGAAAAACACCTCGATACAGAGGTTGGTGAAGGAGGTATTAAGCTTTCGGGTGGTCAAAAACAGCGTATTGCGATTGCTCGTGCGATTTTACGAAATCCGAGAATCTTATTACTTGATGAGGCGACATCGAACTTAGATAACGAATCAGAGCGTGAAGTGCAGCTTGCTCTTCAAGCGTTAACGAAAAACCGGATGACAATCATCATCGCCCATCGATTATCCACGATTACAAGTGCAGACCAAATTCTTGTCTTTGAAGAAGGACGCTTGTCAGGTCAAGGCACACATGAAGCATTACAAAAAACACATCCGTATTATCAACAGCTCTGGCATAATGGTCGTTTAACTGAAGATTAG
- a CDS encoding LysR family transcriptional regulator: MEIKQLMMFQTASKVLNFTKTAQMLGYAQSSITANIVALEEELGTPLFERLGKRVILTEAGRQFQHYTDKILGLTGEALEAVGGMNEPSGILRICASETQCTYRLPHILTDFQTKYPKVELIFRPGIAEKDVLTLLLEGQIDVALLSMNPVVSSHLLVKELKDEPMAIVCCPTNPLSKKQKVYPIDLNEQRLLLTEDCDYRYAFEHSLTQAGAKPRSKLELADVEAIKKCVMAGLGIAVLPEISVKKEIAEGNIIKINWMDPCFSTKIQLFWHKNKWMSPALKAFVDLTEDYILLNG, from the coding sequence TTGGAGATCAAACAACTGATGATGTTCCAAACAGCATCAAAAGTATTAAACTTTACAAAAACTGCACAAATGCTTGGTTATGCTCAATCTAGCATCACAGCAAATATTGTGGCATTGGAAGAAGAGCTAGGAACGCCTCTATTTGAAAGGCTTGGAAAAAGGGTGATCTTAACAGAAGCTGGCAGACAATTTCAACATTATACAGATAAAATTTTAGGCTTAACAGGGGAAGCATTAGAGGCTGTTGGTGGGATGAATGAGCCAAGCGGCATTTTGAGAATATGTGCATCTGAAACACAATGTACCTACCGGCTTCCTCATATTTTAACGGACTTTCAAACGAAGTATCCAAAAGTGGAACTGATCTTCCGCCCAGGAATAGCGGAAAAGGATGTTTTAACTCTATTACTTGAAGGACAAATTGATGTCGCCTTATTATCCATGAATCCTGTAGTATCCTCACATTTACTTGTAAAAGAATTAAAAGATGAACCGATGGCCATTGTATGCTGTCCAACAAATCCTTTGAGCAAAAAACAAAAAGTATATCCCATTGATTTAAACGAGCAACGATTGTTGTTAACTGAAGACTGTGATTATCGCTACGCCTTCGAACACTCATTAACACAGGCAGGTGCAAAACCAAGAAGTAAACTAGAATTAGCAGATGTAGAAGCCATAAAAAAATGTGTAATGGCAGGCTTAGGAATCGCTGTACTTCCTGAAATTTCTGTAAAAAAAGAAATAGCAGAAGGCAATATCATCAAAATCAATTGGATGGACCCCTGTTTCTCTACGAAGATTCAACTATTTTGGCATAAAAACAAATGGATGTCCCCTGCTTTAAAGGCATTTGTGGATTTAACAGAGGATTATATCCTTTTAAATGGTTAA
- a CDS encoding alanine/glycine:cation symporter family protein produces the protein MALFEVMVNSVNDFLWTYILVFMLIGIGIYFTVRMKLMQIVLLKEIFRSIFEKAPKTKKGSHEISSMQAFFIGAATRIGTGNMAGVAIAITVGGPGAIFWMWFAAVLGGASAFVESTLAQIYKVRTNDGFKGGPGYYIQKQFGLKWPSRIFAFSVILSFGLIFNAVQTNTITNAFQYSFGISPIAMGLFVTIFTACIIFGGVKRIANFTQIIVPIMSAFYIILALYVIVTNIGAVPAALASIMKSAFGLEQIVGGGIGAAIMNGVKRGLFSNEAGMGSAPNAAAAANVSHPVKQGFVQLLGVFFDTLVVCSCTAFIIMLSTVETAGELSGIEITQAAMAQHFGSWASIFLAFAIFTFAFSSIVGGYYYGEANIGFIHNSVTALLTYRISVLLMIMFGAVANLQIVWTLADLSMAIMAIVNLIAIAILGKYAFAALDDYIQQRLLGKNPVFYASSIPGLKEIEWWGAEKQTAHSINLNEGVEKS, from the coding sequence ATGGCTTTGTTTGAAGTGATGGTCAATTCAGTGAATGATTTTTTATGGACATATATTTTAGTATTCATGTTAATAGGCATAGGAATCTACTTTACAGTGAGAATGAAATTGATGCAAATTGTCTTACTAAAAGAGATTTTCCGTTCTATTTTTGAAAAAGCACCCAAAACCAAAAAGGGAAGTCATGAAATTTCATCTATGCAAGCTTTTTTTATTGGGGCTGCTACAAGAATTGGTACTGGAAATATGGCAGGTGTTGCAATTGCTATTACTGTTGGTGGTCCTGGAGCTATTTTCTGGATGTGGTTTGCAGCCGTTTTAGGAGGAGCCTCTGCATTTGTCGAAAGTACACTGGCACAAATTTATAAGGTGAGAACAAATGACGGATTTAAAGGAGGCCCTGGTTACTATATTCAAAAGCAATTCGGATTGAAATGGCCAAGTCGGATTTTTGCCTTTTCTGTTATTCTTAGTTTCGGCTTAATTTTTAACGCTGTACAAACGAATACAATTACAAATGCCTTTCAGTATTCATTTGGGATCAGTCCGATTGCCATGGGGTTATTTGTCACAATTTTTACAGCTTGCATTATTTTTGGTGGTGTGAAGCGAATTGCTAATTTTACACAAATCATTGTACCAATTATGTCGGCATTTTATATCATTTTAGCACTTTATGTGATTGTCACAAATATCGGTGCTGTACCCGCAGCATTAGCAAGTATTATGAAAAGTGCATTTGGATTAGAACAAATCGTTGGCGGCGGCATTGGTGCTGCGATAATGAACGGTGTAAAACGGGGGCTCTTTTCAAATGAAGCAGGAATGGGTAGTGCACCAAACGCTGCTGCTGCCGCCAATGTTTCGCATCCAGTAAAACAAGGATTTGTTCAATTGTTAGGTGTATTTTTTGACACATTAGTGGTTTGTAGCTGTACAGCCTTTATTATTATGTTATCGACAGTAGAAACAGCAGGTGAATTATCTGGTATCGAAATTACACAAGCCGCAATGGCACAGCATTTTGGATCTTGGGCTAGTATTTTCTTAGCATTTGCTATATTTACTTTTGCTTTTAGTTCTATTGTAGGAGGCTACTATTATGGTGAAGCCAATATCGGTTTTATCCATAACAGTGTAACAGCGTTATTGACGTATCGAATCTCGGTATTATTGATGATCATGTTTGGAGCTGTGGCCAACTTACAAATCGTTTGGACGTTGGCTGACTTGTCGATGGCCATTATGGCAATCGTCAATTTGATTGCAATTGCTATCCTAGGAAAATATGCTTTTGCCGCTTTAGATGATTATATTCAACAAAGGCTGTTAGGTAAAAATCCAGTCTTTTATGCATCTAGCATACCAGGTTTAAAAGAAATAGAGTGGTGGGGAGCAGAAAAACAAACGGCTCACTCAATAAACTTAAATGAAGGAGTAGAAAAATCATGA
- a CDS encoding iron-containing alcohol dehydrogenase, protein MRNFEYHCQTNIMMGTGQSKEIGSIVEDFVLPDAKVMIVTDSGVRNAGLVQPIEAYLQEAGYSVFVFDQVSPNPRDNECLAGAELFRKEQASAVIAIGGGSPMDTAKAIALLGPNGGIPEDYISGKKAYANLSPLICIPTTAGTGSEVTRSSVITLAASHKKITLKHALLRPTIAILDPALTLTVPKSITAATGVDALVHAIEGYSCKVTNPISKAMGASAMETIVKYLPAAFEDGSDLEARYKMQEGSLLAGLCFGSADVAAVHCLAEALGSLYDTPHGIANAVFLPYVMQFNAAENKVLHAELAKIMSFADKTDSDDVAIQKLIDGMYTFTKNLGIPALKDLSHVKEEDFEKMAELAEQNGSTSSNVRTVTKADYLDILKAAFDQ, encoded by the coding sequence ATGAGGAATTTTGAATATCATTGCCAAACAAACATAATGATGGGGACTGGTCAGTCAAAAGAAATTGGATCTATAGTAGAGGATTTTGTATTGCCAGATGCCAAAGTGATGATTGTGACAGATTCTGGTGTGAGAAACGCAGGGCTCGTTCAGCCTATTGAAGCGTATTTGCAGGAAGCAGGTTATTCAGTATTTGTATTTGATCAAGTATCTCCAAACCCTAGAGATAATGAATGTCTAGCTGGTGCAGAGCTTTTTAGAAAAGAACAAGCATCAGCGGTTATTGCGATTGGTGGCGGAAGTCCAATGGATACGGCGAAAGCAATTGCTTTATTAGGTCCAAATGGTGGCATTCCTGAAGATTATATATCAGGGAAGAAGGCATATGCTAATCTATCTCCACTAATTTGTATTCCAACAACGGCTGGTACTGGCTCTGAGGTAACACGTTCATCTGTCATCACGTTAGCTGCTTCACATAAAAAAATCACATTAAAACATGCCTTGCTTCGGCCAACCATTGCGATTTTAGACCCAGCTCTTACATTAACGGTGCCAAAAAGCATAACAGCCGCAACAGGCGTTGATGCATTGGTACATGCTATTGAAGGCTATTCTTGTAAAGTAACAAATCCTATTTCAAAAGCAATGGGTGCAAGTGCAATGGAGACCATTGTAAAATACTTACCGGCAGCATTTGAAGATGGCTCTGATCTAGAAGCAAGATATAAAATGCAAGAAGGTAGTTTACTAGCCGGCTTATGCTTCGGTTCAGCTGATGTCGCGGCCGTTCATTGCTTAGCAGAAGCCCTTGGCAGTCTTTATGATACACCTCATGGTATCGCAAACGCGGTATTTTTGCCTTATGTCATGCAATTCAATGCAGCTGAAAACAAGGTGTTACACGCAGAGCTTGCCAAAATCATGAGCTTTGCAGATAAAACGGATTCAGATGATGTAGCGATTCAAAAATTAATTGATGGCATGTATACTTTCACAAAAAATTTAGGTATTCCAGCACTAAAAGATTTATCTCATGTAAAAGAAGAAGATTTTGAAAAAATGGCTGAATTAGCAGAACAAAACGGTTCTACATCAAGCAATGTTCGTACCGTTACGAAAGCCGACTACTTAGACATTTTAAAAGCTGCTTTTGATCAATGA
- a CDS encoding SDR family oxidoreductase, translating into MNFHNKTVVITGAANGIGEMIAWGYAKEGARVVLADIDEEKGKRLEEELKKESLEAYFKKTDVTQETDIQHLMSFAVERCKTIDILINNAGVMCTVSPYELTVDEWDRVLQTNLRGTFLCAREAARYIKENLKGGSIVNISSTRATMSEPNTEAYAASKGGISALTHALATSFSPDHITVNSISPGWIETKDEKNLREIDHQQHLSNRVGTPKDIVKACFYLTDEDNQFVTGTDLVVDGGMTRKMIYAD; encoded by the coding sequence ATGAACTTTCACAATAAAACAGTCGTCATCACAGGTGCAGCCAATGGAATTGGTGAAATGATCGCTTGGGGCTATGCAAAAGAAGGAGCGCGAGTGGTGCTTGCAGATATAGATGAAGAGAAGGGGAAGCGATTGGAGGAAGAGCTAAAAAAAGAATCGTTAGAAGCTTATTTTAAGAAAACAGATGTGACGCAAGAAACGGATATTCAGCACTTAATGTCGTTTGCGGTGGAGCGCTGTAAAACGATTGATATTCTCATTAATAATGCTGGTGTCATGTGTACTGTATCCCCTTATGAATTAACGGTCGATGAGTGGGATCGTGTGTTACAAACGAACCTAAGAGGGACTTTTTTATGTGCAAGAGAAGCAGCACGTTATATAAAAGAAAATCTAAAAGGCGGTTCTATTGTGAACATTTCATCTACCCGCGCGACCATGTCAGAGCCAAATACAGAAGCATATGCTGCATCAAAAGGTGGAATATCTGCGCTGACTCATGCCTTAGCGACTTCTTTTAGTCCGGATCATATCACGGTGAATAGCATTTCCCCTGGATGGATTGAAACGAAGGATGAGAAGAATCTTCGAGAGATCGACCATCAGCAGCATCTTTCCAATCGAGTCGGCACGCCAAAGGATATTGTGAAGGCCTGCTTTTATTTAACCGATGAGGACAATCAATTTGTGACTGGCACAGATTTAGTTGTTGATGGTGGCATGACCAGAAAAATGATCTATGCTGATTAG
- a CDS encoding MFS transporter: MKKHWRDMSLLLGAIGIANIGEWIYMIALHLLIFQETGSVLAVTAVYMMRPVASLLTNSWSGSLIDRLNQRKVMISLDISRAILIACIPFALFSGYLLTLYVIVFLIQMAQAMFHPASMVYMTGLIPADNRKRFNAIRSLLQSGGFLLGPAVAGLLFLIGTPVFSIYINAICLLVSALFTTCLPNLLKQDANQKGFTLSMLKEDAKLVLRFSLTSRQIMTVYLLFSAAITVLPTAIDSLETAFAKEVLLLTDTQYGLLVSIAGAGIIAGAGLNSVIVEKLPVSIMLGVGSLFVACGYLIYAFSSTLFAAAVGFFILAFFLAFANTGFMTFYQTNIPVEVMGRVASFYALVEAILTIMMTGFSGGLAHVLSIRTSVVIGSLCMLLVCLLLCFVIFRPLTGKKIVHPT; the protein is encoded by the coding sequence ATGAAAAAACATTGGCGGGATATGAGTTTGCTACTTGGAGCCATCGGAATTGCGAACATAGGAGAATGGATTTATATGATTGCGCTCCATCTGCTCATTTTTCAAGAAACAGGCTCTGTGCTTGCTGTAACGGCTGTCTATATGATGAGACCAGTTGCTTCTCTTTTGACAAACAGCTGGTCTGGCAGTTTGATTGACAGGCTGAATCAGCGGAAAGTGATGATCAGCTTAGATATCAGCCGGGCAATCTTGATCGCATGTATACCCTTTGCGTTATTTTCAGGGTATCTGCTTACCTTGTATGTAATCGTATTTCTTATTCAAATGGCACAAGCGATGTTTCATCCGGCTTCGATGGTCTATATGACGGGATTGATCCCGGCGGATAATCGAAAAAGATTTAATGCCATTCGTTCATTATTACAATCGGGTGGGTTTTTACTTGGTCCCGCTGTAGCAGGTCTGCTTTTTTTAATCGGAACTCCTGTTTTTTCAATTTATATCAATGCAATTTGTCTATTGGTATCTGCTCTGTTCACGACGTGTTTACCGAATTTGCTCAAACAAGATGCTAACCAAAAGGGCTTTACCCTTTCAATGTTAAAAGAGGATGCGAAGCTTGTTCTCCGGTTTAGTTTGACATCACGCCAGATTATGACGGTGTATTTGTTATTTAGTGCCGCTATCACGGTACTTCCTACTGCGATTGATTCTCTTGAAACAGCCTTTGCAAAAGAAGTGCTACTGCTGACTGATACACAATATGGTCTTCTTGTTAGTATAGCTGGGGCAGGTATTATCGCAGGCGCAGGTCTTAATTCGGTGATTGTGGAAAAGCTGCCTGTTTCGATCATGCTCGGGGTTGGTAGTTTGTTTGTGGCATGTGGCTATCTCATTTATGCTTTTTCCAGCACATTGTTTGCGGCCGCTGTTGGATTTTTTATATTAGCATTCTTTTTAGCTTTTGCGAACACAGGTTTTATGACTTTCTATCAAACGAATATCCCGGTAGAGGTGATGGGGCGGGTAGCGAGTTTTTACGCTTTGGTGGAAGCCATTCTGACGATCATGATGACAGGGTTCTCTGGTGGACTTGCACATGTTTTATCAATCAGAACCTCCGTTGTCATCGGTAGTCTATGTATGCTTCTTGTCTGTTTATTGCTATGTTTTGTCATCTTTCGTCCATTGACTGGCAAAAAGATAGTGCATCCTACTTAG